A DNA window from Xyrauchen texanus isolate HMW12.3.18 chromosome 6, RBS_HiC_50CHRs, whole genome shotgun sequence contains the following coding sequences:
- the LOC127645826 gene encoding zinc finger protein 572-like — protein sequence MVNSEAHSLDASPHANATGVSPNQRDDAIVQHHIDDAYRTVEFSQCSANHIVPPAADHRGDGAAERSSRCPQCGKTFTTRFYLKIHQRIHTGERPYTCPQCSKRFYCNSHLISHQRSHTGEKPYSCEECGKSYSHLNSLKLHQRSHTEEEVYGYW from the coding sequence ATGGTCAACTCGGAAGCTCACAGTCTAGACGCCTCCCCTCACGCAAATGCCACGGGTGTGTCTCCGAACCAAAGAGACGATGCAATCGTACAGCACCACATTGATGATGCGTACAGAACGGTCGAGTTCTCCCAGTGTTCCGCGAACCACATCGTTCCGCCAGCGGCCGATCACAGAGGCGACGGTGCGGCCGAGAGAAGCTCGCGCTGCCCTCAGTGCGGAAAGACATTCACGACGCGCTTCTACCTGAAGATCCACCAAAGGATCCACACGGGAGAGAGACCGTACACCTGCCCTCAGTGCAGCAAACGCTTCTATTGCAACTCACACCTGATTTCACACCAGCGCTCGCACaccggagagaaaccatacagTTGCGAAGAATGCGGCAAGTCTTATTCGCACTTAAACTCCCTTAAACTGCACCAGCGAAGCCACACCGAAGAGGAGGTGTACGGGTACTGGTAG